One part of the Musa acuminata AAA Group cultivar baxijiao chromosome BXJ1-5, Cavendish_Baxijiao_AAA, whole genome shotgun sequence genome encodes these proteins:
- the LOC135674915 gene encoding protein FLOWERING LOCUS T 1-like, translating into MSRGPLTLGQVIGDVLDPFSRSVSLGVLYKNKLVINGSDFKPSAVVDKPKVEVGGDDLRTFYTLVMVDPDAPNPSNPTLKEYLHWLVTDIPATTNASFGRELVCYESPRPTAGIHRMVFVLLRQMGRGTVFAPQMRHNFSTRRFAEQYYLAPVAATYFNCQREAGTGGRRFRGDD; encoded by the exons ATGTCGAGGGGCCCTCTGACTCTGGGTCAGGTCATAGGCGATGTATTGGACCCCTTCTCCAGATCGGTATCGCTCGGCGTCCTGTACAAGAATAAGCTGGTCATCAATGGCAGCGACTTCAAACCATCCGCCGTGGTCGATAAGCCGAAAGTCGAAGTTGGAGGAGATGACCTGCGGACGTTCTACACTCTT GTGATGGTGGATCCAGATGCGCCAAACCCCAGCAATCCGACGCTGAAGGAGTACCTGCACTG GCTGGTGACGGACATCCCTGCCACCACCAACGCAAGTTTCG GTCGAGAGTTGGTCTGCTACGAGAGCCCGCGGCCGACGGCAGGGATTCACCGCATGGTCTTCGTGCTGCTCCGCCAGATGGGGAGGGGGACGGTGTTCGCGCCGCAGATGCGCCACAACTTCAGCACGAGAAGGTTCGCGGAGCAGTACTACCTGGCGCCTGTCGCCGCCACCTACTTTAATTGCCAGAGGGAGGCCGGCACCGGCGGCAGAAGGTTTCGGGGAGACGACTGA
- the LOC135674916 gene encoding pathogen-associated molecular patterns-induced protein A70-like, with product MLEESILSILASVYGWFTPAVLFVLLNLVIGTIAVASKSSGTGHHHQSGPDVDDGGQAYPGRFLPYSLSRSPSVVLDCLRSFNLHRYRSGDIPPPLEPAPTTRAEVLYETPNPVAEAEDEHQQQQYFGRSQSDAQPTAGEMPPKLPVRIKKSASEKSAFAHFEEAEVEAAGRDAVEAEGSGGGDEVDARADDFINRFRQQLRLQRLESIARYKEMLTRGS from the coding sequence ATGCTGGAAGAATCCATCCTATCAATCTTGGCCTCCGTGTACGGATGGTTCACGCCGGCCGTCCTCTTCGTTCTCCTCAACCTAGTCATCGGAACGATCGCCGTCGCCTCCAAGTCATCCGGCACCGGCCACCACCATCAGTCCGGACCCGATGTAGACGACGGTGGCCAAGCCTACCCCGGCCGCTTTCTCCCCTACTCCCTCTCCCGATCTCCCTCCGTCGTCCTTGATTGCCTCCGCTCCTTCAACCTCCACCGCTACCGCTCTGGCGACATCCCTCCTCCCTTGGAGCCCGCGCCCACCACCCGAGCTGAGGTCCTGTACGAGACTCCGAACCCGGTGGCTGAGGCGGAGGACGAGCACCAGCAGCAGCAGTATTTCGGTCGGAGTCAGTCGGACGCGCAACCGACGGCGGGGGAGATGCCGCCGAAGCTGCCGGTGCGGATAAAGAAGTCGGCCAGCGAGAAGTCGGCTTTCGCGCACTTCGAGGAGGCGGAGGTCGAGGCGGCGGGGAGGGACGCAGTGGAGGCGGAAGGCAGTGGCGGCGGGGATGAGGTGGACGCACGGGCGGACGACTTCATCAACCGGTTCCGGCAGCAGCTGAGACTGCAGCGCTTGGAGTCCATCGCGAGATACAAGGAGATGCTTACCCGCGGATCTTAG
- the LOC135673191 gene encoding NDR1/HIN1-like protein 13 → MADRVYPSSKPNPHPPQPLNGGGPAFPPTKSQVNSATRLPYRPQPKPRRSRRGLCCSCCLWFIMLLVVLVILAAIAGGVFYAIYRPHRPAFSVSVLRIAALNVSAAGHLSSRVDLNVTARNPNKKLIYFYDPISVSVLSGGVDIGDGSIPAFVLDAGSATVLSATTSSSGQTLDSAAGNDLRKSSSLPLEVDMDTKAGVKIGGLKTKKIGIKVRCAGIRAPVPKAKASAAVSPGDGCKVKLRIKIWKWTL, encoded by the coding sequence ATGGCGGATCGAGTCTACCCTTCCTCCAAGCCCAATCCTCACCCTCCACAGCCACTCAATGGCGGCGGCCCTGCATTCCCGCCCACCAAGTCCCAGGTCAACAGCGCCACCCGCCTCCCTTACCGTCCCCAGCCCAAGCCCCGCCGCAGCCGCCGCGGCCTCTGCTGCTCCTGCTGCCTCTGGTTCATCATGCTGCTGGTCGTCCTCGTCATCCTTGCCGCCATCGCCGGTGGCGTTTTCTATGCCATCTACCGCCCCCACCGCCCGGCATTCTCCGTCTCCGTACTTCGCATCGCCGCTCTCAACGTCTCCGCCGCCGGGCATCTCAGCTCCCGCGTCGACCTCAATGTCACCGCCCGCAACCCCAACAAGAAGCTGATCTACTTCTACGACCCTATCTCCGTCTCCGTCCTCTCCGGCGGCGTCGACATCGGGGACGGCTCAATCCCGGCGTTCGTCCTGGACGCCGGGAGCGCCACCGTGCTATCCGCCACCACTTCGAGCTCCGGCCAGACGCTGGACTCCGCGGCGGGAAACGATCTGCGGAAAAGCAGCAGCCTGCCGCTGGAGGTCGACATGGACACGAAGGCCGGGGTGAAGATCGGGGGACTAAAGACGAAGAAGATAGGGATCAAGGTACGGTGCGCCGGTATCCGAGCGCCCGTGCCCAAGGCGAAGGCATCGGCGGCAGTCTCGCCGGGCGACGGCTGCAAGGTCAAACTCCGGATCAAGATCTGGAAGTGGACTCTCTAG
- the LOC135673192 gene encoding protein indeterminate-domain 7-like: protein MMIQQHQLVDETMSNLTSASGEASVSSNQQSSFASPNPNPTKKKRNLPGNPDPDAEVIALSPKTLMATNRFVCEICNKGFQRDQNLQLHRRGHNLPWKLKQRSSKEVRKKVYICPEVTCVHHDPSRALGDLTGIKKHFSRKHGEKKWKCDKCSKKYAVQSDWKAHSKICGTREYRCDCGTLFSRRDSFITHRAFCDALAEESARAIAANPLANHHPILFPQPAASHEPSLLQQTILQSQFPQLVRATEANASNINGHGIQQELSLKREHQHQHLNLRSDMPPWLACQAPISLAHLDLPSSVCSTRLDRECSRENPARHPPLPQAFQAPASSPHMSATALLQKAAEMGATMSRPPHLGQMATHTANAVAVPNSASGFGLGLSSHQYMNGGGSFGNVSPPPPLLQDMVMNSLTSTPGFDGSFDDAFGGMLGSEREPGNSNMQSSTRRHGMAEEAVGVGGGNDGKTRDFLGLKAFPHRNILNLTALDPCMSSTPFEHHQQR from the exons ATGATGATTCAGCAGCACCAACTGGTGGATGAGACCATGTCCAATCTCACCTCTGCCTCCGGGGAAGCAAGCGTCTCTTCCAATCAGCAGTCTTCCTTTGCCTCCCCAAACCCAAATCcaacaaagaaaaagaggaatCTCCCAGGAAATCCAG ACCCAGATGCCGAGGTGATAGCATTGTCCCCCAAGACACTGATGGCAACCAACAGGTTTGTGTGTGAGATCTGCAACAAAGGGTTCCAGAGGGATCAGAACCTGCAGCTCCACAGGAGAGGCCACAACCTGCCATGGAAGCTGAAGCAAAGAAGCAGCAAGGAGGTGAGGAAGAAGGTTTACATATGCCCAGAGGTGACCTGTGTGCACCACGACCCCTCTAGGGCCCTTGGGGATTTAACTGGGATCAAGAAGCACTTCAGCAGGAAGCACGGGGAGAAGAAGTGGAAGTGTGACAAGTGCTCCAAGAAGTATGCTGTCCAATCCGACTGGAAGGCTCACTCCAAAATCTGTGGCACAAGGGAATACAGATGTGACTGCGGCACCCTCTTCTCAAG GAGAGATAGCTTTATCACACATAGAGCCTTTTGTGATGCACTGGCAGAAGAAAGTGCAAGGGCTATTGCAGCAAATCCTTTAGCCAATCACCACCCTATCCTCTTCCCTCAGCCTGCAGCATCCCATGAGCCCTCCCTTCTCCAGCAAACCATCCTCCAGAGCCAGTTTCCTCAGCTGGTGAGAGCCACTGAGGCCAACGCCAGCAACATCAACGGCCATGGCATTCAACAAGAGCTCTCCCTGAAAAGAGAACACCAGCATCAACATTTGAACCTGAGATCAGATATGCCACCATGGCTGGCTTGCCAGGCACCCATCTCTCTCGCCCACTTAGACCTCCCTTCTTCCGTCTGCTCCACAAGGCTGGACCGGGAATGCTCTCGCGAGAACCCTGCCCGACACCCTCCTCTTCCTCAAGCCTTCCAAGCCCCAGCCTCGTCCCCTCACATGTCAGCTACTGCATTGCTCCAGAAGGCAGCCGAGATGGGTGCAACCATGAGCAGACCTCCACACCTAGGCCAGATGGCAACTCACACTGCAAACGCTGTTGCCGTGCCCAACAGTGCTTCCGGCTTTGGTCTTGGCTTGTCTTCACACCAATACATGAATGGTGGTGGTAGCTTTGGGAATGTTTCACCGCCACCTCCTCTTCTGCAAGACATGGTTATGAACTCTCTCACCTCGACTCCTGGTTTTGATGGGTCTTTCGATGATGCATTCGGAGGGATGCTGGGATCCGAGAGGGAACCAGGTAATAGCAATATGCAGAGCTCTACAAGAAGGCATGGAATGGCTGAGGAAGCTGTTGGTGTCGGTGGTGGGAATGATGGGAAGACCAGAGACTTCTTAGGACTGAAGGCCTTTCCCCACAGGAACATCCTTAACTTGACTGCGCTGGATCCTTGCATGAGCTCCACGCCCTTTGAGCACCACCAACAAAGGTAA